The following coding sequences are from one Kosakonia sp. H02 window:
- a CDS encoding efflux RND transporter permease subunit encodes MIAAVIRASLRNRLLILMAALILTGWGIWSVQRAPLDALPDLSDVQVIIRASYPGKAPQIIEDQVTYPLTTAMLSVPGAKTVRGYSMFGDAYVYVLFEDDTDLYWARSRVLENLSQIQSSLPAGVNVALGPDATGVGWVYEYALVDRSGKHNLADLRALQDWTLKFELKTVPNVAEVASVGGMVRQYQIVPDPQRMRALNITHDQIVNAVQAANQESGGALLEMGEAEFMVRTTGYLRQLADFRQIVIASRDGVPVMLSDVATVRLGPELRRGVAEYNGEGEVAGGIIVMRYGKNALETIHAVKAKLNEIQKTLPAGVAIVPVYDRSTLIESAVETLTHKLIEEFIVVALVCTLFLFHFRSALVAIVSLPLGILGAFIVMHYQGINANIMSLGGIAIAIGAMVDAAIVMIENMHKVMEQWRHDNPGRQPENADYWRFSEQAAVEVGPALFCSLLIITLSFIPVFSLEAQEGHMFSPLAFTKSWAMAVAAGLGITLVPVLMALFIRGKIPDEKANPINRFLIRLYEPLLDKVLAWPKATLTIALFILLATLWPLSRLGSEFMPPLNEGDLLYMPSTLPGISAREAGRLLQQTDRLIKSVPEVESVFGKAGRAESATDPAPLTMLETTIRFKPRDQWRPGMTPEKLVEELDKTVSVPGIANVWVPPIRNRLDMLATGIKSPVGIKVNGNNIADIERVAQEIEQVVKTVPGVTSALAERLAGGRYVDIKINRQQAARYGVSVKELQSLVSTLVGGENIGEVLQGRERFPINVRYPRELRDNVDDLRALPVITENGSQIALGDLAEIVITEGPPMLKSENARLSNWIYVDLRGRDLKSAVEEMQQRVAQQVKLPQGVSLSWSGQFEYLERATAKLKIVLPVTLVIIFVLLFMTFKRVSDALLIMGTLPFALIGGVWLLWLLGYNLSVAGAVGFIALAGVAAEFGVIMVLYLNHALEKYRIREPDGGNKTLLLAIHEGAVLRVRPKVMTVATIMAGLLPIMWGGGSGSEVMSRIAAPMIGGMVTAPLLSMLVIPALYFLLHRKQ; translated from the coding sequence ATGATTGCTGCCGTCATTCGTGCCTCTTTACGTAACCGCCTGTTGATCCTGATGGCGGCGCTGATCCTCACCGGTTGGGGCATTTGGTCGGTGCAACGCGCACCGCTGGATGCGCTACCGGATCTCTCGGATGTGCAGGTGATTATTCGCGCCAGCTATCCGGGTAAAGCGCCGCAAATCATCGAAGACCAGGTTACTTACCCGCTGACCACCGCCATGCTCTCCGTACCGGGGGCAAAAACCGTGCGCGGTTATTCGATGTTTGGCGATGCCTATGTCTATGTGCTGTTTGAAGATGACACCGATCTTTACTGGGCGCGCTCGCGGGTGCTGGAAAACTTAAGCCAAATCCAGTCTTCGCTGCCCGCCGGGGTAAATGTCGCCCTCGGGCCGGACGCGACTGGCGTCGGCTGGGTTTATGAATATGCGCTGGTGGATCGCAGCGGCAAGCATAACCTCGCGGATCTGCGCGCGTTGCAGGACTGGACGCTGAAGTTTGAACTCAAAACGGTGCCGAATGTGGCGGAAGTCGCCAGCGTTGGCGGTATGGTGCGCCAGTATCAGATTGTGCCGGATCCGCAACGGATGCGGGCGCTCAATATCACTCACGATCAAATTGTAAATGCGGTGCAGGCGGCTAACCAGGAGAGCGGCGGCGCACTGCTGGAGATGGGCGAAGCTGAATTTATGGTGCGCACCACCGGTTATTTGCGGCAGCTGGCGGATTTTCGCCAGATTGTGATCGCCAGTCGCGACGGTGTACCGGTGATGCTTTCCGATGTCGCCACCGTCCGTCTGGGGCCAGAGCTGCGCCGTGGCGTGGCGGAATACAACGGCGAAGGCGAGGTGGCCGGCGGCATTATCGTGATGCGTTACGGGAAAAACGCGCTGGAGACGATCCATGCCGTAAAAGCCAAACTCAATGAGATACAAAAAACACTGCCTGCCGGGGTGGCGATCGTGCCGGTCTATGACCGCTCCACGCTGATTGAGAGCGCAGTCGAGACTCTGACCCATAAACTGATTGAAGAATTTATTGTTGTCGCGCTGGTCTGCACCCTGTTTTTGTTCCACTTTCGCTCGGCGCTGGTGGCGATAGTCTCGCTGCCGCTGGGGATCCTCGGGGCGTTTATCGTCATGCATTACCAGGGCATCAACGCCAATATCATGTCGCTTGGTGGTATTGCTATCGCTATTGGTGCAATGGTTGATGCGGCGATTGTGATGATCGAAAACATGCACAAAGTGATGGAGCAGTGGCGGCACGATAACCCTGGACGCCAGCCTGAAAACGCAGATTACTGGCGCTTCTCGGAACAGGCGGCGGTGGAAGTCGGGCCGGCGCTGTTTTGCAGCCTGCTTATTATTACGCTGTCGTTTATCCCGGTCTTTTCGCTGGAAGCGCAGGAAGGGCACATGTTCTCCCCCCTGGCGTTCACCAAAAGCTGGGCGATGGCGGTGGCGGCCGGGCTTGGCATCACGCTGGTGCCGGTGCTGATGGCGCTATTTATTCGCGGCAAAATCCCGGATGAAAAAGCCAATCCCATCAACCGCTTTTTGATTCGTCTTTATGAACCTCTACTGGATAAAGTGCTGGCCTGGCCGAAAGCGACGCTGACGATTGCGCTGTTCATACTGTTGGCGACACTGTGGCCGCTAAGCCGCCTCGGCAGTGAATTTATGCCGCCGCTTAATGAAGGCGATTTGTTGTATATGCCCTCGACACTGCCGGGCATTTCCGCCAGGGAAGCCGGACGCTTGTTACAACAAACGGACCGGTTAATTAAAAGCGTTCCGGAAGTGGAAAGCGTGTTCGGCAAAGCGGGAAGGGCGGAAAGCGCCACCGATCCTGCCCCCCTGACCATGCTTGAAACCACCATTCGTTTTAAACCGCGCGACCAGTGGCGACCGGGCATGACGCCGGAAAAACTGGTGGAGGAACTGGATAAAACCGTCAGCGTGCCGGGTATTGCCAATGTGTGGGTGCCGCCGATCCGTAACCGGCTGGATATGCTGGCAACGGGCATCAAAAGCCCGGTTGGTATCAAAGTGAACGGCAATAACATTGCCGATATCGAGCGTGTGGCGCAGGAAATCGAACAAGTGGTGAAAACGGTGCCGGGTGTCACTTCTGCGCTGGCAGAGCGGCTGGCCGGTGGGCGCTATGTCGATATTAAAATCAACCGCCAACAGGCTGCGCGCTATGGCGTATCGGTGAAAGAACTGCAATCGTTGGTCTCTACGCTGGTCGGTGGTGAGAACATTGGCGAAGTGCTGCAAGGACGCGAGCGGTTTCCCATTAACGTGCGTTACCCGCGCGAACTGCGCGATAACGTGGACGATTTACGCGCATTGCCGGTGATCACTGAAAATGGCAGCCAGATTGCGTTAGGGGATCTGGCAGAAATTGTCATTACCGAAGGCCCGCCGATGCTGAAAAGTGAAAACGCGCGCTTGTCGAACTGGATTTACGTTGACCTGCGTGGTCGGGATTTGAAATCGGCAGTGGAAGAGATGCAGCAGCGCGTGGCGCAGCAAGTTAAGCTGCCGCAAGGCGTATCGCTTTCCTGGTCCGGGCAGTTTGAATATCTCGAACGCGCAACGGCGAAGCTGAAAATTGTCTTGCCGGTGACGTTAGTGATTATCTTCGTGCTGTTGTTTATGACCTTTAAACGGGTTTCCGATGCCTTGTTAATTATGGGCACATTACCTTTCGCGCTGATTGGTGGTGTCTGGTTACTGTGGTTGCTGGGATATAATTTGTCGGTTGCGGGCGCGGTCGGGTTTATTGCGCTGGCCGGTGTTGCGGCAGAGTTTGGCGTTATTATGGTGCTTTATCTTAATCATGCCCTTGAGAAATATCGTATCCGTGAACCCGACGGGGGAAATAAAACCTTGCTGCTTGCGATTCATGAAGGTGCGGTATTACGTGTGCGGCCCAAAGTGATGACCGTGGCGACCATCATGGCCGGGCTGTTGCCCATTATGTGGGGCGGCGGCAGTGGTTCGGAAGTGATGAGCCGTATCGCCGCGCCGATGATTGGCGGCATGGTCACTGCGCCATTGCTGTCGATGTTGGTGATCCCGGCGCTCTATTTCCTGCTGCATCGTAAACAATAA
- a CDS encoding DUF2946 domain-containing protein, producing the protein MHAAWLYRLRFIKRHLLMLLIAFGWLLFQSQVAIASHDCDLPVQGESMLVQHMNHMSMGDNAPQTHAMKTPLCEKHCVPDLVQKDTYHPSLVALPVTLTLAVAEPVCSSVSHDGWALTPPAAGPPATIRFCRFRE; encoded by the coding sequence ATGCACGCAGCCTGGCTTTACCGATTGCGCTTTATTAAGCGGCATTTATTAATGCTGCTGATAGCATTTGGTTGGCTGCTATTCCAGAGTCAGGTGGCGATTGCCTCCCACGACTGCGATTTGCCTGTACAGGGTGAAAGTATGCTGGTTCAGCATATGAACCATATGTCGATGGGTGATAACGCGCCGCAGACACACGCCATGAAAACGCCGCTGTGCGAAAAACATTGCGTGCCGGATCTGGTGCAGAAAGATACGTATCACCCTTCATTGGTGGCGCTGCCTGTCACGCTGACGCTGGCTGTCGCCGAACCTGTTTGCTCGTCCGTCTCTCACGATGGTTGGGCGTTAACGCCACCCGCCGCAGGCCCGCCGGCAACGATCCGTTTTTGCCGGTTCCGGGAATAG
- the tatE gene encoding twin-arginine translocase subunit TatE yields MGEISITKLLVVAALVVLLFGTKKLRTLGGDLGAAIKGFKKAMNDEDAAKKDADAVTAEKLSHKE; encoded by the coding sequence ATGGGTGAGATTAGTATTACTAAACTGCTGGTCGTGGCCGCGTTGGTTGTTCTGCTGTTTGGAACCAAGAAACTGCGTACACTGGGCGGCGACCTGGGCGCGGCTATCAAGGGCTTTAAAAAAGCCATGAATGACGAAGATGCAGCGAAAAAAGACGCTGATGCTGTCACAGCAGAAAAACTCTCTCACAAAGAGTAA
- a CDS encoding copper-binding protein, with product MRSYLLCMLSGVLLFSFSAAQAQEMHTMHGMHDMSGHAAMQNPVYQSQGTIKKINPDAISIAHQAIPALNWPPMTMQFAVAPGNQLPKVNVGDKVSFTFSQSENGYTLVSLTPQP from the coding sequence ATGCGTTCTTATCTTCTCTGCATGCTCTCTGGCGTGCTGCTTTTCTCCTTCTCTGCGGCCCAGGCGCAAGAGATGCATACAATGCACGGCATGCACGATATGTCCGGGCATGCGGCGATGCAAAACCCGGTTTATCAAAGCCAGGGCACCATCAAAAAAATCAACCCGGATGCGATCTCCATCGCCCATCAGGCTATTCCTGCGCTGAACTGGCCGCCGATGACCATGCAATTTGCCGTTGCACCGGGGAATCAACTGCCGAAAGTAAACGTGGGTGACAAAGTCAGCTTCACGTTCAGCCAAAGCGAGAATGGCTACACGCTCGTTTCATTGACGCCACAGCCGTAA
- the pagP gene encoding lipid IV(A) palmitoyltransferase PagP: MSVNHFFKYLIAFLCCQFWLASSVHAADEPWYSVFADNVKQTWQQPEHYELYVPAITWHARFAYDKDKTDRYNERPWGAGFGQDRWDEKGNWHGLYLMAFKDSYNKWEPIGGYGWEKTWRPLADDNFHLGLGYTAGVTARDNWKYIPIPVLLPLASVGYGPATFQMTYIPGTYNNGNVYFAWMRFQF; this comes from the coding sequence GTGTCTGTTAATCATTTTTTTAAATATCTTATTGCGTTTTTATGTTGTCAATTTTGGCTAGCTTCATCAGTACATGCGGCAGACGAACCCTGGTATTCCGTTTTTGCCGATAACGTCAAGCAAACCTGGCAGCAGCCGGAGCATTACGAATTGTATGTTCCTGCCATCACCTGGCATGCGCGTTTTGCCTACGACAAAGACAAAACCGATCGCTATAACGAACGGCCCTGGGGCGCGGGTTTTGGGCAAGATCGCTGGGATGAAAAAGGGAACTGGCACGGGCTTTACCTGATGGCTTTCAAAGACTCCTATAACAAGTGGGAACCGATTGGTGGCTACGGCTGGGAAAAGACGTGGCGACCGCTGGCCGATGACAATTTCCATCTGGGCTTAGGTTACACCGCAGGGGTGACCGCGCGTGATAACTGGAAATACATTCCGATTCCAGTGTTGCTGCCACTGGCTTCAGTGGGGTACGGCCCGGCAACGTTCCAGATGACTTACATTCCTGGCACATATAACAACGGGAACGTTTACTTCGCCTGGATGCGTTTCCAGTTCTAA
- a CDS encoding efflux RND transporter periplasmic adaptor subunit, with amino-acid sequence MKKTVLAVVIAACVAAGAGYFAGRQHSAPAEASNQAQVRKVLYWYDPMVPDQRFDKPGKSPFMDMPLVAKYADDAPASSGVSVSAQQQQNLGMTTARVEKRPLASAFSAYATVTTDERSIQSVPSPAAGVVEKLFVRAPQQWVKKGDALAQLWIPQWTTAQQEYLAVRQLGDGELTRAARERLALQFMPEAIIRAVERSGKPQTRLTLRADRDGYVVKLDSREGAQVAATQTLFELASLDPVWLVVDYPQSQAQALVAGSDIVATSASWPGEQFHGRVSELLPQLDTTTRTLKARIVLENPQQKLKPGMFLTVTRPETAEHSAVLAIPEEALIETGAASRVLLATGEGHFQAVNITTGRQAQGWTEVVSGLKEGDAVVTSGQFLIDSEASLRSALPESQPVAKKAQEYASTGVVKAIDAGSITLSHQPIPALNWGAMTMDFVLKQPDPAIKPGDKVMFSFTLDDEAGAVITHLMPMQEAMK; translated from the coding sequence ATGAAGAAAACCGTGTTAGCGGTGGTAATTGCTGCGTGTGTGGCGGCGGGCGCGGGCTATTTCGCCGGGCGGCAACATTCTGCGCCTGCTGAAGCCAGCAATCAGGCACAGGTGCGCAAAGTGTTGTACTGGTACGATCCGATGGTGCCCGATCAGCGTTTCGATAAACCCGGTAAGTCGCCGTTTATGGATATGCCGCTGGTGGCAAAATATGCCGACGACGCACCTGCCAGCAGCGGTGTCAGCGTCAGTGCCCAGCAACAACAGAACCTCGGTATGACGACCGCCCGTGTGGAAAAACGCCCGCTCGCCAGTGCGTTTTCGGCGTATGCCACGGTGACGACCGATGAGCGCAGCATCCAGAGCGTGCCGTCGCCCGCCGCGGGCGTGGTCGAAAAACTGTTTGTTCGTGCGCCTCAGCAGTGGGTGAAAAAAGGCGACGCGCTGGCGCAATTATGGATCCCTCAGTGGACCACAGCGCAGCAGGAGTATCTGGCGGTGCGCCAGTTGGGCGATGGCGAGCTAACCCGCGCGGCGCGCGAACGGCTGGCATTGCAGTTTATGCCAGAAGCGATTATCCGGGCGGTGGAGCGCAGCGGGAAACCGCAAACGCGCCTGACGCTGCGGGCCGATCGCGACGGTTACGTGGTCAAGCTTGATTCCCGTGAGGGCGCGCAGGTTGCCGCCACGCAAACATTGTTCGAGCTGGCGAGCCTCGATCCCGTCTGGCTGGTGGTAGATTATCCGCAAAGCCAGGCGCAGGCGCTGGTCGCAGGCAGTGATATTGTGGCGACGTCGGCCAGTTGGCCGGGCGAGCAGTTCCACGGCCGCGTCAGTGAATTACTGCCGCAACTCGACACCACCACCCGCACGCTCAAAGCGCGCATTGTGCTGGAAAACCCGCAGCAAAAACTGAAACCCGGTATGTTCCTCACCGTTACCCGGCCCGAAACGGCGGAGCACTCTGCGGTGCTGGCGATCCCGGAAGAGGCGCTGATCGAGACCGGCGCTGCCAGCCGCGTATTGCTGGCGACGGGCGAGGGTCATTTCCAGGCGGTAAACATCACCACCGGGCGTCAGGCGCAGGGCTGGACAGAAGTCGTGTCGGGGTTAAAAGAAGGAGACGCGGTTGTCACTTCCGGCCAGTTCCTGATCGATTCCGAAGCCAGCCTGCGCAGCGCATTGCCGGAATCCCAACCTGTCGCCAAAAAAGCGCAGGAATATGCGTCTACCGGGGTAGTCAAAGCCATCGACGCGGGCAGCATTACGCTGTCGCACCAGCCGATTCCGGCGCTGAACTGGGGCGCAATGACGATGGATTTTGTGCTTAAACAACCCGATCCGGCGATCAAACCGGGCGATAAGGTGATGTTCAGTTTCACGCTTGATGACGAGGCGGGCGCGGTTATCACTCACCTGATGCCGATGCAGGAGGCGATGAAATGA
- the dcuC gene encoding anaerobic C4-dicarboxylate transporter DcuC — translation MSTLIELSIGVVVIVGVARYIIKGYSATGVLFVGGLALLIVSAFMGHKILPGSATSTGYSATDIVEYVKILLMSRGGDLGMMIMMLCGFAAYMTHIGANDMVVKLASRPLRFINSPYLLMIAAYFVACLMSLAVSSATGLGVLLMATLFPVMVNVGISRGAAAAICASPAAIILSPTSGDVVLAAKAAEMPLVDFAFKTTLPISIAAIVAMAIAHFFWQRYLDKKENIVSEILDVKDITTRAPTFYAILPFTPIIGVLIFDGKWGPELHIITLLVICMLIAAVLEFLRGFNLQNVFSGLDVAWRGMADAFAGVVMLLVAAGVFAQGLSTIGFIQSLISIATSFGSASIILMLVLVILTMLAAMTTGSGNAPFYAFVEMIPKLAHESGINPAYLSIPMLQASNLGRTISPVSGVVVAVAGMANISPFEVVKRTSVPVVIGLIVVIVATEILVPGVAGH, via the coding sequence ATTTCAACACTGATTGAACTGTCGATCGGCGTAGTGGTAATTGTCGGCGTCGCCCGCTACATCATCAAAGGCTACTCCGCTACCGGCGTGCTGTTTGTCGGCGGCCTGGCGTTATTAATTGTTAGCGCTTTTATGGGCCACAAAATATTACCGGGCAGCGCCACCAGCACCGGCTATAGCGCCACCGATATTGTCGAATACGTAAAAATTTTGCTGATGAGTCGCGGCGGCGATCTCGGCATGATGATCATGATGCTGTGCGGTTTTGCCGCTTATATGACGCATATCGGCGCAAACGATATGGTGGTCAAGCTGGCTTCGCGCCCGTTACGTTTTATTAACTCGCCTTATCTGTTAATGATCGCCGCCTATTTTGTCGCCTGCCTGATGTCACTGGCCGTTTCGTCGGCAACCGGCCTTGGTGTGCTGCTGATGGCAACGCTGTTCCCGGTGATGGTCAATGTTGGTATCAGTCGCGGTGCGGCGGCGGCCATCTGCGCCTCGCCAGCGGCGATTATTCTCTCCCCCACGTCCGGCGATGTGGTGCTGGCCGCCAAAGCGGCGGAAATGCCGCTGGTTGATTTCGCCTTCAAAACGACGCTGCCCATTTCTATCGCGGCGATTGTTGCCATGGCGATCGCACACTTTTTCTGGCAACGCTATCTGGATAAGAAAGAGAATATCGTCAGCGAAATACTGGATGTGAAAGACATCACCACCCGCGCGCCGACGTTTTACGCCATTCTGCCGTTTACGCCGATCATCGGCGTGCTGATTTTCGACGGTAAATGGGGCCCGGAGCTGCATATCATCACCCTGCTGGTGATTTGCATGCTGATCGCCGCTGTGCTGGAGTTTTTACGTGGTTTTAACCTGCAAAATGTCTTTTCCGGGCTGGATGTGGCCTGGCGCGGAATGGCTGACGCCTTCGCTGGCGTGGTGATGCTGTTAGTGGCCGCAGGCGTTTTTGCCCAGGGGTTGAGCACCATTGGCTTTATCCAGAGCCTGATTTCGATTGCCACTTCGTTCGGTTCGGCGAGCATTATTCTGATGCTGGTGCTGGTTATTCTCACCATGCTGGCGGCAATGACCACCGGTTCCGGTAACGCACCGTTTTATGCTTTCGTTGAGATGATCCCGAAACTGGCGCATGAATCCGGCATCAATCCTGCTTATTTGTCGATTCCGATGCTGCAAGCTTCGAACCTTGGCCGCACGATTTCACCGGTTTCCGGTGTGGTGGTCGCCGTGGCGGGGATGGCAAATATCTCGCCATTTGAAGTCGTTAAACGCACCTCGGTGCCGGTGGTGATTGGCCTGATCGTGGTGATTGTCGCCACTGAAATCCTGGTGCCGGGTGTGGCAGGACATTAA
- a CDS encoding TolC family protein has protein sequence MKRYSLSLRLGGVLLGLMCSAVQAESLTLTQTLAAAERYSAELSANRNEARALDAMADSARQLPDPKLKFGIENVPVQGNNNGRLTREGMTMQRVGIMQQYVSAEKRDRKADTLLAEAQSVNAKSTVVRATLQRDVAQAWLDLALSQQALQTARKLLAETERQQGAQRASVGAGNAMPDSVLAFQVGLSAMRDKVTLAERDVQLAQTRLLQLTGQTVTAVAGDLPRYQRLPADEKTLEQGIVQHPDIVAAASAANSAKARSAESAIAAIPDVEVEVWYGRRAEGYEDMAGVMFTVDLPLFQSRRQDKDHAADVSRTMQANDQLALAERDHLAQLHSLIAEYNAAQTLWLRQRDEVLPLVRNRATLLAAQYRSGQSDLTATLEARRSVLDSELAVNQAEKEMAQKWAAIRWLIPQEVM, from the coding sequence ATGAAACGATACTCGCTGAGCCTGCGGCTCGGCGGGGTCTTGCTTGGGCTGATGTGCTCCGCCGTACAGGCGGAGTCACTGACGCTGACGCAAACCCTGGCCGCCGCAGAGCGCTACTCGGCTGAACTCTCAGCCAACCGTAATGAAGCCCGGGCGCTGGATGCCATGGCGGATTCTGCCCGTCAGTTGCCTGACCCGAAACTCAAATTCGGCATTGAAAACGTCCCTGTGCAGGGCAATAACAATGGCCGCCTGACCCGCGAAGGGATGACCATGCAGCGGGTCGGCATCATGCAGCAGTATGTGAGTGCGGAAAAACGTGACCGCAAAGCTGACACTCTACTTGCCGAAGCGCAGAGCGTGAACGCCAAATCCACCGTGGTACGCGCCACATTACAGCGCGATGTGGCGCAAGCCTGGCTCGATCTGGCTCTCTCGCAGCAGGCGTTGCAAACCGCACGTAAATTACTGGCGGAAACGGAGCGCCAGCAGGGCGCACAACGCGCCAGCGTCGGCGCGGGCAATGCCATGCCGGATAGCGTGCTGGCCTTCCAGGTCGGCCTGAGCGCCATGCGCGATAAAGTGACACTTGCCGAAAGAGATGTGCAACTGGCGCAAACCCGCCTGCTGCAACTGACCGGGCAAACCGTCACTGCCGTTGCAGGCGATCTTCCTCGCTACCAACGCTTGCCCGCCGATGAAAAAACGTTGGAGCAGGGCATCGTTCAGCACCCGGATATTGTTGCCGCTGCCAGTGCTGCCAACAGTGCCAAAGCGCGTTCGGCGGAATCTGCCATTGCTGCCATTCCGGATGTCGAAGTGGAAGTGTGGTACGGGCGTCGCGCCGAGGGTTACGAAGATATGGCCGGGGTGATGTTTACCGTCGACCTGCCGCTGTTTCAGTCTCGTCGCCAGGACAAAGATCACGCCGCCGATGTTTCCCGCACCATGCAAGCCAATGACCAGTTAGCGCTCGCTGAGCGCGATCATCTTGCCCAGTTGCACTCCCTGATTGCGGAATATAACGCCGCGCAAACCTTATGGCTGCGCCAGCGGGATGAAGTGCTGCCACTGGTGCGAAACCGCGCCACGCTGTTGGCCGCGCAATACCGCTCCGGGCAGTCGGATCTCACGGCGACGCTGGAAGCGCGCCGCAGCGTACTCGACAGTGAACTGGCCGTTAATCAGGCCGAAAAAGAGATGGCGCAGAAATGGGCCGCGATCCGTTGGCTGATTCCGCAGGAGGTAATGTGA
- a CDS encoding deaminated glutathione amidase, which yields MIVAAGQFAVTPDWQTNARTCVVLMAQAAQQHASLLVLPEALLARDDADPHLSVKSAQALDGGFLSLLCEESRRNTLTTVLTIHVPSTEGRAVNTLVVLRGGAIIAQYAKLHLYDAFSMQESARVDAGNDIAPLIEVGGMRVGLMTCYDLRFPELALALALQGAELLVLPAAWVRGPLKEMHWATLLAARALDTTCYLVAAGECGNKNIGQSRIIDPQGVTVAAAAEAPQLIFADVTAERVAQTREKLPVLRNRRFAGPQLL from the coding sequence ATGATTGTTGCGGCTGGACAATTTGCGGTGACACCAGACTGGCAAACCAACGCGCGCACCTGCGTGGTATTAATGGCGCAAGCAGCACAGCAACACGCATCGCTGTTGGTGCTACCAGAAGCGTTACTGGCGCGTGATGATGCGGACCCACATCTGTCGGTGAAATCCGCTCAGGCGCTTGATGGCGGCTTCCTGAGCCTGCTTTGCGAGGAGAGCCGCCGCAATACGCTGACCACGGTACTTACCATTCATGTTCCGTCCACTGAGGGTAGGGCGGTGAATACGCTGGTGGTCTTGCGTGGCGGCGCAATTATTGCCCAGTATGCCAAGCTGCATTTGTACGATGCGTTCAGTATGCAAGAATCCGCGCGGGTGGATGCAGGTAATGACATCGCGCCACTCATTGAGGTTGGCGGTATGCGGGTTGGATTAATGACCTGCTACGATTTGCGTTTTCCCGAGCTTGCCCTGGCGCTGGCGCTTCAGGGGGCTGAACTGTTAGTGTTGCCAGCAGCCTGGGTGCGCGGGCCGCTCAAGGAGATGCACTGGGCGACGCTATTGGCCGCGCGAGCGCTGGATACCACCTGTTATCTGGTGGCAGCGGGTGAGTGTGGCAATAAGAATATCGGGCAAAGCCGGATTATTGATCCACAAGGGGTCACAGTTGCCGCTGCCGCTGAAGCACCGCAGTTAATATTTGCCGATGTGACGGCAGAGCGTGTTGCACAAACGCGGGAGAAACTGCCTGTTTTACGCAACCGGCGCTTTGCCGGGCCGCAATTGTTGTGA
- the cspE gene encoding transcription antiterminator/RNA stability regulator CspE, giving the protein MSKIKGNVKWFNESKGFGFITPEDGSKDVFVHFSAIQSNGFKTLAEGQRVEFEITNGAKGPSAANVMPV; this is encoded by the coding sequence ATGTCTAAGATTAAAGGTAACGTTAAGTGGTTTAATGAATCCAAAGGATTCGGTTTCATTACTCCGGAAGATGGCAGCAAAGACGTGTTCGTACACTTCTCTGCAATCCAGAGCAATGGTTTCAAAACCCTGGCTGAAGGCCAGCGCGTTGAGTTTGAAATCACTAACGGTGCCAAAGGCCCATCTGCTGCTAACGTAATGCCTGTCTAA
- the crcB gene encoding fluoride efflux transporter CrcB, with the protein MLQLLLAVFIGGGTGSVARWMLSMKLNPAHQIIPLGTLTANLAGAFIIGMGLAWFNRMTHIDPVWKVLLTTGFCGGLTTFSTFSAEVVFLLQEGRAGWALLNVAVNLLGSFAMTALAFWLFSAANAN; encoded by the coding sequence GTGTTACAACTCCTTTTAGCGGTATTTATTGGCGGGGGCACTGGCAGCGTGGCGCGCTGGATGCTGAGCATGAAACTTAACCCGGCGCATCAGATAATCCCCCTGGGGACGCTGACTGCCAACCTGGCCGGTGCGTTTATCATTGGCATGGGGCTGGCGTGGTTTAATCGAATGACGCATATCGATCCGGTGTGGAAGGTTTTGCTGACCACCGGTTTCTGCGGCGGTTTAACGACGTTTTCTACCTTTTCAGCGGAAGTGGTGTTTTTGCTTCAGGAAGGACGTGCGGGTTGGGCGCTGCTGAACGTCGCGGTGAATCTGCTGGGTTCTTTCGCCATGACTGCGCTGGCGTTCTGGCTCTTTTCCGCTGCGAATGCGAATTGA